A window of Paenibacillus sp. 19GGS1-52 contains these coding sequences:
- a CDS encoding deoxyribodipyrimidine photo-lyase, producing MILFIHRKDLRIHNLPALDAIRSAQCSSLHVLILDPFLLRNERNLEHSGVNFLQHVARLQKQYSRLGKQLHVLYGEPAVVVNQLLLKHPIKEILYHADYTPYALKRDLELQMLADSLQVKLTSYDEATLADLQDFIDWSGRTEPYKVFTPFYRRWRTYITERFQPSYSATLEELETLDLAPAILNSFLPPEEINKQLEDMRNSLKAEDEYVVLMRTLEQFLSEGLNGYSISRDQYALEGTSRISHHLNAGALSVRTIYEQLMSMEGDTETWLRQLAWRDFYIYQARLDPNFFRYEHIFDQSELSTEHFQVWAEGRTGVPIIDAAMRQLNETGWMPNRLRMITAMFLTKNLGCPFIYGERYFRLKLSDYDNVLNRGGWLWSSSLGFDASPYFRVMNPVTQSQTHDPDGSYLRRWMPELAHLSNKEIHLARPEAIVDLKSSRALAIETYGRILKTKK from the coding sequence ATGATTCTTTTCATCCATCGTAAAGATTTACGCATTCATAACCTCCCTGCTCTAGACGCCATCCGCTCGGCCCAGTGTTCGAGCCTGCATGTCCTTATACTCGATCCTTTCCTGTTACGGAATGAACGAAATCTAGAGCATAGCGGGGTTAATTTTCTCCAACATGTTGCTAGGCTGCAGAAGCAATATTCGCGTCTGGGCAAACAGCTTCATGTCTTGTACGGAGAGCCAGCCGTGGTGGTTAACCAACTGCTCCTTAAGCATCCGATCAAGGAAATTCTGTATCATGCGGATTATACTCCTTATGCTCTGAAGCGTGATCTTGAACTTCAGATGCTTGCGGATTCACTCCAAGTAAAGCTAACTAGTTATGACGAAGCAACACTTGCTGATCTGCAAGATTTTATAGACTGGAGCGGACGGACAGAGCCCTACAAGGTATTCACTCCCTTTTACAGGCGTTGGCGAACCTATATTACTGAGCGATTTCAGCCCTCTTATTCCGCAACTCTCGAAGAACTAGAAACGTTGGATTTGGCTCCGGCCATTCTGAATAGCTTCCTCCCCCCGGAAGAAATAAATAAGCAGCTTGAGGATATGCGTAATTCACTGAAAGCAGAAGATGAGTATGTGGTGTTAATGCGTACGCTAGAGCAATTTCTTAGCGAGGGATTAAACGGATATTCGATCAGTCGTGACCAGTACGCTCTTGAAGGTACCAGCCGAATTAGCCATCATCTGAATGCGGGTGCCTTATCTGTAAGAACAATATATGAACAGTTGATGAGCATGGAAGGCGATACCGAGACTTGGCTGCGACAGCTAGCTTGGCGTGATTTCTATATTTACCAAGCCCGGTTAGATCCAAACTTTTTCCGTTATGAGCATATATTCGATCAATCCGAGCTTAGTACAGAGCACTTTCAGGTATGGGCTGAAGGACGAACTGGGGTACCGATCATCGATGCGGCCATGCGGCAGCTGAACGAAACTGGCTGGATGCCCAATCGGCTGCGGATGATTACGGCTATGTTTTTAACTAAAAATCTGGGTTGTCCGTTTATTTATGGTGAACGCTATTTCCGCTTGAAGCTAAGCGATTACGATAATGTGCTGAACCGCGGCGGCTGGCTCTGGAGCTCTTCACTTGGCTTTGACGCCTCCCCATACTTCCGGGTAATGAATCCTGTAACCCAATCCCAGACTCATGATCCAGATGGCAGCTATCTCCGGCGCTGGATGCCAGAGCTTGCACATCTGTCCAACAAAGAAATCCATCTCGCCCGGCCAGAGGCCATTGTAGATCTGAAGAGCTCACGCGCCCTTGCTATTGAGACTTATGGGCGGATTTTGAAAACAAAAAAATAA
- a CDS encoding TetR/AcrR family transcriptional regulator: MQIALKKFARNGYHQTKISDIVQEAGVAQGTFYWHFKSKESIALEIIETGKEQLLQAIAQGYRQDPGDIADMVQASEALFHRLFDFAAENRHLMEILLMGNGADQTIRNSISNTRNAMEQAFRRNIERAIELKMLPEGIEIELRAALLMSMFDGLISRWLFGSEEIHTKVAKASAQQLASELASFEFYGLLGRI; the protein is encoded by the coding sequence ATGCAGATTGCCCTAAAGAAATTTGCCCGGAACGGATACCATCAGACGAAAATATCTGACATCGTTCAGGAAGCGGGCGTAGCCCAAGGGACCTTTTACTGGCATTTTAAGAGTAAGGAATCCATTGCATTGGAGATTATAGAAACGGGCAAGGAACAACTGCTGCAAGCTATCGCTCAAGGCTACCGTCAAGATCCCGGAGATATAGCGGACATGGTTCAAGCTTCAGAAGCGCTGTTCCACCGGTTGTTCGATTTCGCCGCCGAGAATCGCCATCTTATGGAGATCCTCTTGATGGGGAATGGAGCTGATCAAACGATAAGGAACAGTATTTCCAACACTCGCAATGCGATGGAGCAAGCTTTTCGCCGTAATATCGAAAGAGCGATAGAACTGAAAATGCTGCCGGAGGGAATAGAGATAGAGCTTCGCGCGGCTTTGTTGATGAGTATGTTTGACGGTTTGATCTCGCGTTGGTTATTTGGCTCCGAAGAAATTCATACTAAGGTTGCGAAGGCGTCTGCCCAGCAATTAGCTAGTGAATTGGCTAGTTTTGAATTTTACGGACTGTTGGGAAGAATATAG
- a CDS encoding amino acid ABC transporter permease — protein MQLVFDNLPFLLKGAGYTLLLTIVSMFFGLIIGLVVAVARLKGNLPIRWIARFYVSIIRGTPLLVQIVIIYYGLVDYGITLGSLTAAYIALSVNAGAYLSETFRGAILSVPKGQLEAAYSTGMTPWQAMRRIVLPQAMRIAIPPMGNTFIGMLKETSLVSVITVSELLRQAQLLIAQYYQYMPFYLGIGIMYWIMSTGLAFILERFERRLAKAY, from the coding sequence ATGCAACTCGTGTTCGACAATCTGCCCTTCTTGCTGAAGGGCGCAGGCTATACCTTATTATTGACGATTGTCTCTATGTTCTTCGGTCTGATCATCGGACTAGTGGTGGCTGTCGCCCGGCTGAAAGGGAATCTGCCGATTCGGTGGATTGCCCGTTTCTATGTATCCATTATCCGCGGAACTCCGCTCTTGGTGCAGATAGTGATCATTTATTATGGGCTTGTGGATTATGGAATTACGCTTGGCTCCCTGACAGCAGCCTATATTGCGCTTAGTGTGAATGCTGGTGCCTACTTGTCTGAGACGTTTCGCGGCGCCATCCTGTCTGTCCCGAAGGGACAGCTCGAGGCTGCTTATTCAACGGGAATGACACCATGGCAGGCGATGCGCAGGATTGTGTTGCCTCAGGCCATGCGGATTGCCATTCCACCTATGGGGAATACGTTTATTGGGATGCTGAAGGAAACCTCACTCGTTTCGGTCATCACGGTCAGCGAACTGCTGCGTCAAGCACAGCTACTCATTGCCCAATACTATCAATATATGCCTTTTTATCTGGGAATCGGGATTATGTATTGGATCATGAGTACAGGGCTGGCCTTCATTCTGGAGCGGTTTGAACGGAGATTAGCCAAAGCTTACTGA
- a CDS encoding RHS repeat-associated core domain-containing protein, whose protein sequence is MNDALNCLTKFIRPAEEISNPFKYTVELYDEETGLYYLRARYYDPSMGRFLNEDTYEGQIDNPLSQNLYTYVSNNPLMYADPSGHKIEQSYGYDKFLNPVARKDIEDYQRGWQLLNQMSSKQYNKYVKDTGKSKASMAAGASEVRNNACNYQPSGCMGGTAEFVYSGDGYLAIDYTSDEGLSETFILDQKRGVLNEKDALLRVLYDNPNNTASLNYIKSSSNSSFWINVGNLKTYISTNGYVLGSVSMSDMFKVDILNSRGSKVGELHVGQTHKGANGLRYRDHFHPAYNMDLHLYGDDEEYPW, encoded by the coding sequence GTGAACGATGCTTTGAATTGTCTGACCAAATTCATCCGTCCAGCAGAAGAAATATCCAACCCGTTCAAATATACGGTAGAGTTATATGATGAAGAAACCGGACTTTACTATCTGCGGGCACGGTATTATGATCCAAGTATGGGGCGGTTTTTAAATGAGGATACGTATGAGGGGCAGATAGATAATCCGCTTAGTCAGAATCTTTATACGTATGTAAGTAATAATCCGTTGATGTATGCTGATCCAAGCGGGCATAAGATTGAACAATCTTATGGGTATGATAAATTCTTGAATCCTGTCGCAAGGAAAGATATCGAAGATTATCAAAGAGGTTGGCAACTCTTAAACCAAATGAGTTCTAAACAGTATAATAAATATGTTAAGGATACTGGAAAATCCAAAGCTTCTATGGCGGCTGGCGCAAGTGAGGTACGGAATAATGCTTGTAATTACCAACCAAGTGGTTGTATGGGAGGCACTGCAGAGTTTGTATATAGTGGGGATGGATATCTAGCTATTGATTACACTTCTGATGAAGGTTTGTCAGAGACATTTATTCTTGACCAAAAAAGAGGAGTACTAAATGAAAAAGATGCTTTACTTAGAGTGTTATATGATAATCCCAATAATACAGCCTCTTTAAATTATATTAAATCATCTTCCAATAGTTCTTTCTGGATAAATGTTGGAAATTTAAAGACTTATATTTCTACCAATGGTTATGTACTAGGCTCTGTCTCTATGTCTGATATGTTTAAAGTAGATATCCTGAATAGTAGGGGGAGTAAAGTTGGAGAGCTACATGTAGGACAAACACACAAAGGTGCAAACGGATTGCGCTATCGTGATCATTTCCATCCGGCATATAATATGGATTTGCATTTGTATGGGGATGATGAAGAATACCCATGGTGA
- a CDS encoding ABC transporter permease translates to MNTAFRRILFLVILVIAWELGYRVFQWGWKFPSPIQTYQAFYDGFSQGNLLEATLSSLRRLLISFVLAIGIGTLLGFLFARYRYFDETFGFLVVALQTVPSIAWLPFAIIWFGLNDTSVIFITTIGATWTMSMASRTGIMNISTIHLRAAQMMGTGSGFKMFFQVMLPAAFPHLITGVRVAWAFAWRALTAGELIAKGLGLGQTLQDSRSIGDTATILCVVIIIAVIGTLSDHLCFKRLEDRIMLKYGFKSAK, encoded by the coding sequence ATGAATACAGCATTTAGAAGGATACTATTTCTAGTTATTCTAGTGATCGCTTGGGAGCTGGGCTATCGAGTTTTTCAATGGGGCTGGAAGTTCCCCTCTCCCATACAGACCTATCAAGCCTTTTACGATGGATTTTCGCAGGGGAATTTGCTGGAAGCCACTCTTTCCAGTCTGCGCCGCTTGTTGATCTCGTTTGTGCTGGCGATTGGCATTGGTACACTGTTGGGTTTCTTGTTTGCCCGTTATCGTTATTTCGATGAAACCTTTGGCTTCTTGGTAGTTGCGCTGCAGACGGTTCCTAGCATTGCCTGGCTGCCCTTCGCCATCATCTGGTTCGGACTGAACGATACCTCCGTCATTTTCATCACCACCATCGGCGCTACCTGGACCATGTCCATGGCCAGTCGAACTGGCATTATGAATATCTCCACCATCCATTTACGAGCGGCACAGATGATGGGCACGGGCAGTGGCTTTAAGATGTTTTTTCAGGTAATGCTTCCAGCGGCTTTCCCACATCTCATCACCGGAGTTCGTGTAGCTTGGGCGTTTGCTTGGCGCGCACTTACTGCTGGTGAGTTGATTGCCAAAGGTCTCGGCTTGGGTCAGACCCTACAGGACAGCCGCAGCATAGGCGATACCGCAACGATTCTCTGTGTTGTCATTATCATCGCTGTTATCGGCACCCTGTCAGATCATTTGTGCTTCAAAAGATTGGAAGATCGCATTATGCTCAAGTATGGCTTTAAATCAGCCAAATGA
- a CDS encoding MBL fold metallo-hydrolase, giving the protein MQIQDQHKQLPDFHEHLKVILLGTGTPRAFQGRAKAGVVVLAGDKTFLVDCGGATVDQLIKAGVMPQRISDVLFTHHHSDHNSGFFDVFISSWRTHVNANQVFQGRSKPMNVYGPTTTQEIIGKMRLAFDFDVNLRINYNLSADEGANINYIESNEGVIYEHEGIKITAFEVDHKPVYPAIAYKFEYNGKAVVISGDTIPVDNMVKYSEGIDLLVHESYNKIWLDALIEKFPDQATSLANPAKYHSTTLEVAEMAQQAGVKHLVLTHHIPAPAETVEAEAEYSQGMQEIYKGPITMGRDLMEFEL; this is encoded by the coding sequence ATGCAAATACAAGATCAGCACAAACAACTACCTGACTTCCATGAGCATTTAAAGGTTATTCTATTAGGTACGGGTACTCCACGGGCTTTCCAGGGTCGAGCCAAAGCGGGCGTTGTCGTTCTAGCGGGAGACAAAACCTTCTTGGTAGACTGCGGTGGCGCTACCGTAGATCAGTTAATTAAGGCAGGCGTCATGCCGCAGCGAATCTCAGATGTCCTGTTCACCCACCATCACAGCGATCATAACTCAGGATTCTTCGACGTATTCATCTCCAGCTGGCGCACTCATGTCAATGCCAATCAGGTATTTCAGGGGCGTTCAAAGCCAATGAATGTTTATGGACCTACCACTACCCAAGAAATTATCGGTAAAATGCGGTTGGCCTTCGATTTCGATGTTAATCTGCGAATCAACTATAACCTCTCTGCTGACGAAGGAGCTAATATCAACTATATTGAAAGCAATGAAGGCGTTATTTATGAGCACGAAGGTATCAAGATCACAGCCTTTGAAGTCGATCACAAACCCGTCTACCCTGCGATCGCTTATAAGTTTGAGTACAACGGGAAAGCGGTGGTCATTTCTGGTGATACCATTCCCGTAGATAACATGGTTAAATACAGCGAGGGAATCGATCTTCTAGTCCATGAATCCTACAACAAAATATGGCTGGATGCCTTGATTGAGAAATTCCCGGATCAAGCCACTTCCCTCGCCAACCCTGCCAAATATCACTCTACTACACTAGAAGTAGCTGAAATGGCCCAACAAGCTGGGGTAAAACATCTGGTGCTCACCCATCACATCCCCGCACCAGCAGAAACGGTAGAAGCGGAAGCTGAGTATAGTCAAGGCATGCAGGAAATTTATAAAGGTCCCATCACTATGGGCCGTGATTTGATGGAGTTTGAGTTGTGA
- a CDS encoding amino acid ABC transporter ATP-binding protein, with amino-acid sequence MITTTGLSKHFQDLEVLKSINIQVAAKDIVVVLGPSGSGKSTLLRCLNGLEDISGGSFEVNGIVVDATASRRSRQLATRNIRKQSGMVFQQFNLYPHKTALGNVIEGLITVKKLPKDQAVAMGRKLLYRVGLADREDSYPSRLSGGQQQRVAIARSLAMEPAVMLFDEPTSALDPELVGEVLSVMRELAQEGMTMLVVSHEMKFAREVATSIIFMADGSIIEEAAPQRFFEDPQEERTRKFLRQISEI; translated from the coding sequence ATGATAACGACTACAGGCTTATCCAAGCATTTTCAAGATCTTGAAGTGCTGAAGAGCATTAATATACAAGTAGCTGCAAAAGATATTGTCGTCGTCCTAGGACCGAGCGGCTCAGGCAAAAGTACGCTGCTTCGCTGTCTGAATGGTCTGGAGGACATCTCGGGGGGCAGCTTTGAAGTGAATGGAATCGTGGTGGATGCCACAGCATCTAGACGTTCGCGACAGCTGGCCACTCGAAATATCCGCAAGCAGAGCGGGATGGTCTTCCAGCAATTTAATCTATATCCACATAAAACAGCGCTCGGCAACGTGATCGAAGGTTTGATCACCGTGAAGAAGCTGCCGAAGGACCAAGCCGTAGCTATGGGCCGGAAGCTACTCTACCGTGTAGGACTGGCAGATCGTGAGGATTCCTACCCTTCCCGACTCTCCGGTGGGCAACAACAAAGAGTGGCGATTGCCCGTTCGCTGGCTATGGAACCCGCAGTAATGTTGTTTGATGAACCTACTTCTGCGCTTGATCCCGAGCTTGTAGGAGAGGTGCTGAGCGTAATGCGTGAGCTGGCCCAGGAGGGCATGACGATGCTGGTCGTGTCGCATGAGATGAAGTTTGCCCGTGAAGTGGCTACCTCAATCATTTTTATGGCTGATGGAAGTATTATTGAAGAAGCCGCTCCGCAGCGGTTTTTTGAAGATCCACAAGAGGAACGGACGCGGAAATTCTTGCGTCAGATCAGTGAAATTTAA
- a CDS encoding ABC transporter ATP-binding protein: MIEINKVSKAFKQRKGENYTVLDQVSFKVERGEFVSLVGPSGCGKSTLLNLIAGFETQYEGSITVNGQSITSPGPDRVVVFQEHGLFPWLTVLDNVAFGLKQRGLSKKDRYELAYEQIKAVHLSKFVERYPHELSGGMKQRVAIARALVMDPEILLMDEPFAALDEQTRYILQKDLEEIWQKTRKTILFITHNIREAILLSERVLVMSTQPGRIKQEFAVQAARPHALDDPLIHSLETKILAVLTDELDKVVQGEIDHEYSI; encoded by the coding sequence ATGATCGAAATCAACAAGGTCAGCAAAGCATTCAAGCAGCGAAAAGGAGAAAACTACACCGTACTGGATCAGGTATCCTTCAAAGTGGAACGTGGGGAATTTGTGTCATTGGTTGGCCCCTCCGGCTGTGGCAAATCAACTTTATTAAACCTGATCGCCGGGTTTGAGACGCAGTACGAGGGTTCGATTACTGTGAACGGGCAGAGCATTACATCTCCGGGTCCTGACCGGGTTGTCGTCTTTCAAGAGCATGGATTATTCCCTTGGTTAACTGTACTGGACAATGTTGCCTTTGGATTAAAGCAGCGAGGTTTATCCAAAAAAGACCGTTACGAGCTGGCCTATGAGCAGATTAAAGCCGTGCATTTAAGCAAGTTTGTGGAACGGTATCCACATGAACTGTCCGGTGGGATGAAGCAAAGGGTAGCCATCGCCAGAGCGCTGGTCATGGACCCGGAGATTTTATTAATGGATGAGCCCTTTGCAGCACTGGATGAGCAGACCCGTTATATTTTGCAAAAAGATCTGGAGGAAATCTGGCAGAAAACGCGAAAAACCATTTTGTTTATCACCCACAATATTCGCGAGGCTATTCTACTGTCTGAACGTGTGCTGGTCATGTCCACTCAGCCGGGTCGGATTAAACAGGAGTTCGCCGTTCAGGCCGCCCGCCCGCATGCGCTTGATGATCCCTTGATCCATTCTCTCGAAACTAAAATCTTGGCAGTTCTGACAGATGAACTGGATAAAGTCGTCCAGGGGGAGATCGATCATGAATACAGCATTTAG
- a CDS encoding ABC transporter substrate-binding protein, translating to MIKRKFAVVTITALAVFGLVLSACGGNSDAGTKATNELEQIKAAGVIKVGTMGTYPPYTFLNEQKEVDGFDPDIAKEIAKRLGVKAEFTTQDFSGLIPSLQAKKFDIVISQVTITDERKAQIDFTDSYITNNVKIIVNTNNTDITKLEDFKGKTIGVGLGTNDETYLRTEVLPKVGKFEIKTYDDVITSLKDLDAGRIDATINNLYALKPIVDENGFEIKAVGEAIKSDMAGVALRKDNTELRDAMNKALADMKADGTYDTLFQKWFGEAPAK from the coding sequence ATGATAAAACGTAAATTTGCCGTGGTTACAATTACAGCTCTAGCAGTGTTCGGTCTGGTTCTAAGCGCTTGCGGAGGGAACTCCGACGCGGGAACGAAAGCCACAAATGAACTGGAACAAATCAAAGCAGCAGGTGTGATCAAGGTAGGTACAATGGGCACCTATCCGCCGTATACCTTTTTGAATGAACAGAAAGAAGTAGATGGCTTTGATCCTGATATCGCTAAGGAAATTGCCAAACGTCTTGGAGTGAAAGCAGAGTTCACGACTCAGGATTTCTCCGGGCTGATCCCAAGTCTGCAAGCGAAGAAATTCGATATCGTTATTAGCCAAGTTACGATAACGGATGAACGCAAGGCGCAAATCGATTTCACGGATTCTTACATCACGAACAATGTCAAGATCATCGTCAACACCAACAATACGGATATCACGAAGCTGGAAGACTTTAAGGGCAAGACGATTGGGGTTGGACTGGGAACAAACGATGAAACTTACCTACGTACTGAAGTGCTGCCGAAAGTCGGTAAATTTGAGATCAAGACATATGATGATGTTATTACCTCACTGAAGGATCTGGATGCAGGCCGTATTGATGCTACCATTAATAATCTCTATGCCCTGAAGCCGATTGTCGATGAGAATGGCTTTGAGATTAAAGCGGTTGGCGAAGCGATCAAATCGGATATGGCGGGTGTAGCTCTTCGCAAGGATAATACGGAGCTGCGTGATGCCATGAATAAAGCATTAGCGGATATGAAGGCTGACGGCACATACGACACTCTTTTCCAGAAATGGTTCGGTGAGGCACCCGCAAAATAA
- a CDS encoding OsmC family protein → MKVSTTWNGKRMFTSMGPSGYSVGMDATPKYGGNGEGMTPMELLLAGLGGCMGIDITMILDRFLPGITRLEIEADGTRKEVSPSGFTAIDLNFHIDGDVPDYRLWKAILMAEEKYCAVSDSLKADITLHLILNGVEVEKPEKPEKAI, encoded by the coding sequence GTGAAAGTATCGACAACTTGGAATGGCAAACGGATGTTCACTTCTATGGGTCCTTCCGGTTACTCTGTAGGGATGGATGCAACTCCTAAATACGGCGGAAACGGTGAAGGCATGACCCCAATGGAATTGCTGCTGGCTGGTTTGGGAGGCTGTATGGGCATCGATATCACGATGATTCTGGATCGGTTCCTGCCCGGAATCACCCGACTCGAAATTGAAGCGGATGGAACGCGCAAAGAAGTAAGTCCTTCCGGATTTACGGCGATTGACCTGAACTTTCATATCGATGGGGACGTGCCCGATTATCGACTCTGGAAAGCCATCCTGATGGCAGAAGAGAAGTACTGTGCCGTCTCCGATTCACTCAAAGCAGACATCACCTTGCATCTAATTCTCAATGGAGTAGAGGTAGAGAAACCTGAGAAGCCAGAGAAAGCAATCTAA
- a CDS encoding ABC transporter substrate-binding protein gives MKKISLVIVLLFTLVLSACGNNGGNASTTESLTVNIGLLKNVTHAPGFIALQKGYFQDAFGANVKIEVTAFDNGSDFSTAIATNQIDLGFVGPGPAINQFLKSENFRIISGSNNGGAVLIARKDAGIHSVQDLVGKTVAIPTKGSTNEISLRLLLQQEGLKVSTDTSGVQIITRAPADTLVAMRQKEVDATLIPEPWGMQMVEEGTGEVLVDWDKIPPNDGNYPLTLLVASDKFLKAHRDLAKQAIQANLDGIDFIKTHPTEAYELISAELKELSGKGMDVKLIKGAIEHLNLTDEVDLEVIKTMAKVSFDAGYIKDIKENELDLSKFIDLSLLDEVKQNK, from the coding sequence ATGAAAAAAATATCGCTCGTCATCGTTTTACTATTCACACTGGTCCTTTCAGCTTGCGGAAATAACGGGGGGAACGCTTCAACAACAGAAAGTCTAACGGTTAACATTGGACTGTTGAAAAATGTGACCCATGCTCCGGGCTTTATCGCCTTGCAGAAAGGCTATTTCCAAGATGCCTTCGGGGCTAATGTGAAGATTGAAGTCACGGCCTTTGACAACGGCTCAGACTTCTCCACCGCCATCGCAACCAATCAGATTGATCTAGGTTTTGTGGGTCCAGGACCTGCAATCAACCAATTTCTAAAGAGCGAGAACTTTCGCATCATTTCCGGTTCAAATAACGGGGGTGCGGTCTTAATTGCCCGTAAAGATGCAGGCATCCATTCGGTGCAGGACTTGGTTGGCAAAACAGTAGCTATTCCCACCAAAGGCAGCACGAACGAAATCTCGCTGCGTTTGCTTTTACAGCAGGAAGGCTTGAAGGTATCAACAGATACATCCGGCGTACAGATTATCACTCGTGCTCCCGCAGATACATTGGTCGCCATGCGTCAAAAAGAAGTCGATGCCACCTTAATTCCAGAGCCTTGGGGAATGCAGATGGTTGAGGAAGGCACTGGCGAGGTCTTGGTCGATTGGGATAAAATCCCGCCGAATGACGGCAATTATCCATTAACCCTGCTGGTAGCCAGCGATAAATTCCTGAAAGCACATCGTGATCTAGCCAAACAAGCGATTCAGGCCAATCTGGACGGAATTGACTTTATTAAGACACACCCCACAGAAGCCTATGAATTAATCAGTGCAGAGCTCAAAGAGCTTAGTGGTAAAGGGATGGATGTCAAATTGATTAAAGGGGCCATAGAGCATTTGAATCTAACGGATGAGGTTGATCTGGAGGTCATCAAGACCATGGCTAAGGTGTCTTTTGACGCTGGATATATCAAGGATATTAAAGAAAATGAGCTGGATTTAAGCAAGTTTATCGATTTGTCACTATTAGATGAAGTGAAACAGAACAAATAA
- a CDS encoding Crp/Fnr family transcriptional regulator → MDSIHDSSDFLDKNGTKEVILRAFHEYGTPKAYKKNEFIFLENDPANAVFYVDTGLVKISQSSQEGQGITLFLRYAGEIFGNAELLANLQRKRYAKCLVDCQIITLEGRIFLELAKSNAEFAYSLAVIGAHRLLQTQNVVETLISRPVAWRLAWFLFQMGTQKDEQIELQLQLSHEEISYVIGCSRQTVTETLNKWREKALIDYNNKKIIIYHPSRFFTDI, encoded by the coding sequence ATGGATTCAATCCATGATTCAAGCGATTTTTTAGATAAGAATGGGACTAAAGAGGTCATTCTCCGTGCCTTTCACGAATATGGAACTCCAAAAGCCTATAAAAAGAATGAATTCATCTTTTTAGAGAATGATCCAGCTAATGCCGTCTTTTATGTAGACACAGGCTTAGTAAAGATTTCACAATCCTCACAGGAAGGTCAAGGCATCACCCTCTTTCTTCGTTATGCTGGTGAGATCTTTGGAAATGCAGAACTGTTGGCGAATCTCCAACGCAAACGTTATGCCAAGTGTTTGGTCGATTGTCAGATCATCACTTTAGAAGGGCGTATATTCCTGGAATTAGCCAAAAGCAACGCTGAGTTCGCTTATTCCTTAGCTGTTATCGGAGCGCATCGACTGCTGCAGACGCAAAATGTGGTTGAGACATTGATCAGTCGGCCTGTAGCCTGGAGACTAGCTTGGTTCCTGTTCCAAATGGGCACACAGAAGGACGAGCAAATCGAACTGCAATTGCAGCTAAGTCATGAGGAGATCTCTTATGTGATTGGCTGCAGCAGACAGACGGTCACTGAAACTTTGAATAAATGGCGTGAGAAAGCACTCATTGACTACAACAATAAGAAAATTATCATTTATCATCCAAGTCGCTTTTTCACAGATATTTAA